Proteins from a genomic interval of Syngnathus typhle isolate RoL2023-S1 ecotype Sweden linkage group LG15, RoL_Styp_1.0, whole genome shotgun sequence:
- the zswim7 gene encoding zinc finger SWIM domain-containing protein 7 produces the protein MTSVNSTGGKMPAILPAAAEQLLQNIRKTYQETSQIPDDLLTALNCVFGPCAIRALDLVDQRSVTCLSSPSGRKAFQVKGDSGRLYTCFTSCHYCPCPTFAYTVLRRDEGLLCKHILAVYLCEAVGATSTQSVSDEQMTALLSGTL, from the exons ATGACTTCCGTAAACAGTACCGGTGGAAAAATGCCCGCCATTCTACCTGCAGCGGCAGAACAGCTTTTACAAAATATCCGTAAAACATACCAGGAAACTTCTCAAA ttcCTGATGACTTGCTAACTGC GTTGAATTGTGTTTTTGGGCCCTGTGCAATCCGAGCTTTGGATCTGGTTGACCAACGTTCAGTCACCTGTCTGTCATCACCCAGTGGACGTAAGGCCTTCCAG gtcaaAGGAGACTCTGGGAGGTTGTACACTTGTTTCACATCCTGCCACTACTGCCCATGTCCCACCTTTGCTTACACGGTGTTACGAAGGGATGAAGGCCTGCTG TGCAAGCACATTCTGGCCGTGTACCTGTGCGAGGCCGTGGGTGCGACCTCCACTCAAAGTGTGTCGGATGAGCAAATGACAGCGCTGCTCAGTGGGACCTTGTAA
- the adora2b gene encoding adenosine receptor A2b yields MNDEGMRTLYIIIEVVIALFSISGNVLVCWAVAINTTLKNATNYFLVSLAVADILVGCLAIPFAITISIGIRLDFYGCLFMACFVLVLTQSSIFSLLAIAIDRYLAVKISLRYNQLMTGKKAREIIAVLWILSFVIGLVPFFGWNIKHRSCRNANATTADNTTNGQPEAGPKGGHLLPRSCKLGCFFESVVDMEYMVYFNFFVCVLLPLLIMLGIYMKIFTVARMQLRQIELKCVSNGDNHHHSLLQREIRAAKSLSIIVGLFAICWLPVHILNCLTLFYKELVKPKEVMYVAIILSHANSAVNPVIYAYRIQDFRKTFRKILKRHVLCRKEELYVSSNGSRRNTEQIHMTVDPLL; encoded by the exons ATGAATGACGAAGGAATGAGGACGTTGTACATTATCATTGAAGTGGTCATTGCTCTGTTCTCCATCTCCGGCAACGTTTTGGTTTGCTGGGCTGTGGCCATTAATACCACACTAAAGAACGCCACCAACTATTTTTTGGTGTCTTTGGCCGTGGCGGACATCCTGGTGGGCTGCCTGGCAATTCCTTTCGCTATCACTATCAGCATCGGCATCCGACTGGACTTTTATGGCTGTCTCTTCATGGCCTGTTTCGTTCTGGTTCTCACCCAGAGCTCCATCTTCAGTCTACTCGCCATCGCTATTGACAGATACCTGGCTGTTAAAATCTCTCTCAG GTACAATCAGTTGATGACAGgaaaaaaagccagagagatcATCGCTGTTTTATGGATCCTGTCCTTCGTCATCGGGCTGGTCCCTTTCTTCGGTTGGAACATCAAACACAGGAGTTGCAGGAATGCCAACGCCACCACGGCGGACAACACTACGAACGGTCAACCGGAGGCGGGACCGAAAGGCGGCCATTTACTACCCCGGAGTTGCAAGCTCGGATGTTTCTTTGAGAGCGTGGTGGACATGGAGTACATGGTCTACTTTAACTTCTTTGTCTGCGTTCTGCTGCCGCTCCTCATCATGCTGGGCATCTACATGAAAATCTTCACGGTGGCCAGGATGCAGCTGAGGCAGATTGAGCTCAAATGCGTCTCCAACGGCGACAACCATCATCACAGCCTATTGCAGCGGGAAATCCGCGCCGCCAAATCGCTATCCATCATCGTGGGGCTCTTCGCCATCTGCTGGCTGCCCGTCCATATCCTCAACTGCCTCACGCTCTTCTACAAGGAACTGGTCAAACCCAAAGAAGTCATGTACGTAGCCATCATTCTATCCCACGCTAACTCGGCCGTCAACCCCGTCATCTACGCTTACCGCATCCAAGACTTCAGAAAAACCTTCCGGAAGATTCTGAAACGCCACGTGCTGTGTCGCAAAGAAGAGCTCTACGTCAGCTCCAACGGCAGCAGGCGCAACACAGAGCAGATCCACATGACTGTAGATCCTCTCCTATAG